The DNA segment CCGAGTGGCCGCCGCAGCCGAAGCCCAACGACACCATGTGGCCGTCGGCCGGCGAGTACTCGTTCGCGCAGACACCGAACGCCTGCCGCAGTGACCCCGCGATCGGCACCAGGAACGCGCAGGTCACGCAGGACGCGGGGGCGGCCTGCGCCATCGCCGTGCGCGGACCGTACTGCTCCTCCCAGCGCTCCGCGGACGTCAGCAGCCCGTAGCGGGACAGCACCCGCGGCCGGGCCATGCCCAGTTCCTCGGCGACGGCGGCGATGCTGCCGCGGGACGGCGCGGCGGGCAGGTTCGCCGGGGGACCCGAGGTGACCTCGGCGTCCTCGGCCTCGACGAGGTCGGCCATCTCGTGCGAGACGGCGGAGTTCGGGGGCGGGACGTCCTCGCCGGTGTAGCCCGGTTCGAGCCGCAGGTCGTCGGCGTCCGTGGGGAGCAGGTCGCCGGGGCCCAGGTCGCCGGGGCGCAGCCGCTCGCTCCAGGGCACCCACTCGGGGGCGAGCAGGGCGTCGGGGCCGGGCAGCAGAACGGACTCGTCGAGCGTGACGACCTTGGCGCGGGAGGCGCGGGTGACGGTCACGGCCCACCGCCAGCCGCGGTAGCCCGGCTCCCTGCACTCGAAGAAGTGCGTGACGACGCGATCGCCCTCACCCACCGCCTCGACGTGCTCGCCGACCGTGCCGGGCGCCGCCGCCTCCTCCGCGGCACTCCGGGCAAGGCCGACCGCCTCGACGCACAGACGGTCAGGGGTACGGCCTCGCGTTGTCGCTGCGCTCACAGGTATCGCTTCTCTCCTACGCCGTCTCACGAGTGCGCCGTCCGCTCGGCGAGGGTGCGGACGGAGCGGACCGGGGGACCGCGTCGACGTCCGCGCCCGGTCGTCCTCGGGCGCGCCTGCTGATCCCATTCTGCGGGATGCACGCAGACGCGGGGGTGAGTGGACCGCCGCGGGGCGCGTTACGCACGCTACCCCTTCTGGAGCCACGGTCCCACACCACCGGGTGACCACGTGGTATGCCGCCCCGCTGTCCACGGCGGCGGGGGAGGGGCTTCGGAGGGGGATCGGAGCCGGCTTCCGAGCGGGTTCGTGGGGGCGGAGGGGGCTTCCGAGCGGGCTCGTGGATGTGTAGGGGGCTTCTTCGTCGGCCGCCCCGGCCCGGGAACGCGTCCCCGTGCGCCTCGTGGGCCGGCGTGGCCGGATGCGTTCGGTTCGCCCCCGCGACGGGCCCCTACCGCCATCCGTGCCGAGCGCGGAGCACGAATCAAGCTAGCTCCGGGTGTCTGGGGGCACTATGACGGAGTGGCAGCCGCACGGGCGTCTCTGACCGCCGGCGGACCCGGCCCGTTGCGCCGGACCGTCCGGATGCTGGGGCATGCCCTGAAGTTCCCCTTCGCCCTCACCGGGCGGGCGATCCGCAAGGCCACCCACGCCCACGGCGCCGGCGAGTCCGGGCTGGCCAAGCTGATCGAGCTGCACGGCGTCAACGGCGCAGGCGACGTGATGATCACCGTCGCCCTCGCGTCCACCGTCTTCTTCTCCGTGCCGACCGACGAGGCCCGCGGCCGGGTGGCCCTCTACCTGGCCGTCACCCTCGCCCCCTTCGCCCTCCTCGCCCCCGTCATCGGCCCCTTCCTCGACCGCATCCCGCACGGGCGCCGCGCCGCCATGGCCACCGCGATGCTGGCCCGCGTCCTGCTCGCGCTGCTGCTGTCGAACGCCGTCGTCACGGGATCCCTGGAGCTGTACCCGGCCGCGCTGGGCGTGCTGGTGGCGTCGAAGGCGTACGGAGTGGTGCGCAGCGCGGTCACGCCGCGCCTGCTGCCGCCGGGCTTCTCGCTGGTGAAGGCGAACTCCCGGGTGACGCTCTGCGGCCTGCTCGCCACCGGTGCCGCCGCCCCGATCGGTGCGGCGCTGCACCTGGCCGGTGCCCGCTGGCCCCTGTACGGCGCCTGCGTGATCTTCATCGCGGGCACTGTGCTCTCCTTCCAGCTGCCTCCGAAGGTCGACTCCGGCAAGGGCGAGGACAAGGCGCTGCTCGCGTCGGACGAGGAGCACCTGCACGGCCTGCGCGAGGCGGCACATGTCCGGCGTCCGGGGCTGCGCTCCGTCGGGCCTGCGGTGACGCACGCCCTGGCGGCCAACGCGGTGCTGCGCTGGCTCTCCGGGTTCCTCATCTTCTTCCTGGCGTTCCTGCTCCGCGAGCACCCCCTCGCGGGGCAGAGCGCCGCGGTCTCGCTGGGCGCGGCGGGCGTCGGGGCGGGGGCGGGCAACGCGCTGGGCACGGCCGTCGGCGCGTGGCTGAAGGCCCGGGCACCCGAGCTGATCGTCGTGACCGTGGTCGCGCTGGCCGCCGGGGTCGCCGTCGCCGCCGCCGCGCTGTTCGGCGCGCTGCTGGTGGCGGTCCTGGCCGCGGTCGCCGGGTTCGCGCAGGCGCTGGCGAAGCTGTCGCTGGACGCGATGATCCAGCGGGACGTGCCGGAGGTGGTGCGCACGTCCGCGTTCGCCAAGTCGGAGACAGTGCTCCAGATGGCGTGGGTGGTGGGCGGCGCGATCGGCATCGCGCTGCCGCTCAACGGCACGCTGGGGCTGTCGGTCGCCGCGGCGGTGGTGGCCATCGGCTGGCTGACGACCGTCCGGGGGTTGCTGTCGTCGGCGCGGCACGGCGGGGCGCCGGGCCGCACGCGCGTGGTCTGACCCCGCGCCCGGGTGACCCGTGGGGGCACCTCCCTCTCCCGTGGGGCACCGGGGGATAGCCTGCGCCCATGAGCTCCCCGCCCCCGGCGGGTCCGCGCCCGCCCCGCGCACTCCACCCGGCGGGCCCGCACCGGCCGCGCCCGTCACGCCCGGCCCCCGGCGCCCGGTCCCGGCGCCCCGGAACGGTCCCGGCCCACCGGTCGCACCGGTCCCGTGTCCGCCGCCTCCGCCCGGCGACCGCCGCCGGCGCGCTCTGCGCGGCGCTGCTCGCGCTCTCCGGGTGCGAGAAGCCGACGCCGCTGGCCACGGTCACCGTCGGCGAGGACTCGGTGCACACGGCAGCCGCGTGCTACCACGGCGGGAAGCGGATCCCGGCGCCGGAGCTGGCCCAGTGCCTGCGGCAGCGCCACTTCCACGGCGTCGGGGTGGACCCGGACGCCACGGTCAGGTTCGGCGTGGACCCGGCCATCGCGGACGAGGGCTGGACGATCCTGCTGAACGGCCGGCCGATCACCGACCCCACCCCGAAGACCTACCGCACCATCCCGGGCAGCGTCTTCTTCAACCCGCAGTTCGGGGCGCGGGGCGGCGCCAGCACCGTCAGCATCCTGGAGGGCAGCGCGAGCCGGCCGATCGGCCTATGGTCGTTCACGTTCAAGAAGCAGACCTGAACGGCCGGACGGCCACGCAGAAGATCCGATCCACCACGAAGGACGCCCAGGCCCCCATGCGCATTCTCGTCGCCACCGCGGTCGCCCCGGAACAGGACGCCGTGGCGCGGGCGCTCGCCGCCGACCGGGCCCGCGGCGGGGTCCACGACCAGCGGATCCCCGGTGCCGCCCTGCTCGCCCTGGCCGGCTCCCCCGCGGAGCCCGATGCGCCCGCGGCACGGGACGGCGGCGTGCCCCCGGCCGCCCGGGGGCCCCGCTGGGACCTGCTGACCGCCGGCGTCGGACCGGGCCGTGCCGCGGCGAGCACCAGCGCCGCGCTCACCGCGGCCGCGCTCGCCGGCGAGCCGTACGGGCTCGTGGTCTCCGCCGGCATCGGCGGCGGCTTCGCGCCCGTGGCACCGCCCCTGACGGTCGTCGTCGCCGAGGCGATCACCGCCGCCGACCTGGGCGCCGACACCCCGGACGGCTTCCTCCCCGTCACCGCCCTCGGCTTCGGCACGGTCACGCACCGGGTGCCGCCGTCCCTGGTCCGGGAGGCCGCCGCGGCGACCTCCGCGGTCACCGGCACCGTGCTCACCGTCTCGACCGCGACCGGCACCGCCGAGCGGTGCGCCGTACTCCGCGAACGCCACCCGGACGCCGTCGCCGAGGCCATGGAGGGCTTCGGGGTCGCGGAGGCCGCCTCGGCACACGGCGTGCCGGTCCTGGAGGTGCGCACGATCTCCAATCCCGTCGGCCCCCGCGACCGGGCGGCCTGGCGGATCGGGGAGGCGCTGGCGGCGCTCACGGAGGCGTTCGGGAAGCTGGGACCCGTACTGGAAGGTTGGAGACAAGCATGAACGCCACGCCCGGAACGACATCCGCCACGGCGGCCGGAACGAAGCCCCTGCGGATCGCCTACTCGCCCTGCCCGAACGACACGTTCACCTTCGACGCCTGGGCGCACGGCCGCGTCCCCGGCGCCCCCGCGCTGGACGTCACCTTCGCCGACATCGACATCACCAACGGCATGGCGGAGCGCGGCGAGCACGACATCCTCAAGGTGTCGTACGCGGTGCTGCCGTGGGTGCTCGACGAGTACGCGCTGCTGCCGTGCGGCGGCGCGCTCGGCCGGGGCTGCGGGCCGCTGGTGCTGACCGCCGAGCCGGGCCGGGACCTCACGGGCGCGGTGGTCGCGGTGCCCAGCGAGAAGTCGACCGCCTACCTGCTCTTCAGGCTCTGGGCCGCGGCCACCGTGCCGGGCGGGGTCGGCCAGATAGTCGTGCTGCCGTTCGACCAGATCATGCCCGCGGTGCGGGACGGCAAGGTGGACGCCGGCCTCGTCATCCACGAGGCACGCTTCACGTACCAGAACTACGGGCTGCACTGCCTCGCCGACATGGGCGAGCACTGGGAGTCCACCACCGGCCTGCCGATCCCGCTCGGCGCCATCATCGCCCGCCGCTCGCTCGGCACGGACACCCTGCGGCGGCTGGCGGAAGCCGCACGCAGCTCGGTCCGGATGGCCTGGGACGACCCGGAGGCATCCCGTCCGTATGTCCTGGAGCACGCCCAGGAGATGGACCCCGCGGTGGCGGACCAGCACATCGGTCTCTACGTCAACGAGTTCACCGCGGATCTCGGCGAGGACGGGTACGCGGCGGTGCGGGGGCTGCTGGAGCGCGCCGCGACGGAGGGGTTGGTTCCGGGGGTGGGGGCGCAGGCGCTGGCGTTTCCCTGACGGGGGCCCGCGGGAGTGCCGGGATGGGTGGCAGGTCCCGCGGGGGTGTTCTCACACGTCCAGCTGGTCCGCCACCGCGCGGAGCAGGCCCGC comes from the Streptomyces sp. TS71-3 genome and includes:
- a CDS encoding DUF3027 domain-containing protein; the encoded protein is MSAATTRGRTPDRLCVEAVGLARSAAEEAAAPGTVGEHVEAVGEGDRVVTHFFECREPGYRGWRWAVTVTRASRAKVVTLDESVLLPGPDALLAPEWVPWSERLRPGDLGPGDLLPTDADDLRLEPGYTGEDVPPPNSAVSHEMADLVEAEDAEVTSGPPANLPAAPSRGSIAAVAEELGMARPRVLSRYGLLTSAERWEEQYGPRTAMAQAAPASCVTCAFLVPIAGSLRQAFGVCANEYSPADGHMVSLGFGCGGHSEAAVMPHPPQPAPPVIDETQVDPLPLHPSDDSGSVEPPVPPEDLGHS
- a CDS encoding MFS transporter, giving the protein MAAARASLTAGGPGPLRRTVRMLGHALKFPFALTGRAIRKATHAHGAGESGLAKLIELHGVNGAGDVMITVALASTVFFSVPTDEARGRVALYLAVTLAPFALLAPVIGPFLDRIPHGRRAAMATAMLARVLLALLLSNAVVTGSLELYPAALGVLVASKAYGVVRSAVTPRLLPPGFSLVKANSRVTLCGLLATGAAAPIGAALHLAGARWPLYGACVIFIAGTVLSFQLPPKVDSGKGEDKALLASDEEHLHGLREAAHVRRPGLRSVGPAVTHALAANAVLRWLSGFLIFFLAFLLREHPLAGQSAAVSLGAAGVGAGAGNALGTAVGAWLKARAPELIVVTVVALAAGVAVAAAALFGALLVAVLAAVAGFAQALAKLSLDAMIQRDVPEVVRTSAFAKSETVLQMAWVVGGAIGIALPLNGTLGLSVAAAVVAIGWLTTVRGLLSSARHGGAPGRTRVV
- a CDS encoding DUF2771 domain-containing protein, with protein sequence MSSPPPAGPRPPRALHPAGPHRPRPSRPAPGARSRRPGTVPAHRSHRSRVRRLRPATAAGALCAALLALSGCEKPTPLATVTVGEDSVHTAAACYHGGKRIPAPELAQCLRQRHFHGVGVDPDATVRFGVDPAIADEGWTILLNGRPITDPTPKTYRTIPGSVFFNPQFGARGGASTVSILEGSASRPIGLWSFTFKKQT
- a CDS encoding futalosine hydrolase codes for the protein MRILVATAVAPEQDAVARALAADRARGGVHDQRIPGAALLALAGSPAEPDAPAARDGGVPPAARGPRWDLLTAGVGPGRAAASTSAALTAAALAGEPYGLVVSAGIGGGFAPVAPPLTVVVAEAITAADLGADTPDGFLPVTALGFGTVTHRVPPSLVREAAAATSAVTGTVLTVSTATGTAERCAVLRERHPDAVAEAMEGFGVAEAASAHGVPVLEVRTISNPVGPRDRAAWRIGEALAALTEAFGKLGPVLEGWRQA
- a CDS encoding 1,4-dihydroxy-6-naphthoate synthase — encoded protein: MNATPGTTSATAAGTKPLRIAYSPCPNDTFTFDAWAHGRVPGAPALDVTFADIDITNGMAERGEHDILKVSYAVLPWVLDEYALLPCGGALGRGCGPLVLTAEPGRDLTGAVVAVPSEKSTAYLLFRLWAAATVPGGVGQIVVLPFDQIMPAVRDGKVDAGLVIHEARFTYQNYGLHCLADMGEHWESTTGLPIPLGAIIARRSLGTDTLRRLAEAARSSVRMAWDDPEASRPYVLEHAQEMDPAVADQHIGLYVNEFTADLGEDGYAAVRGLLERAATEGLVPGVGAQALAFP